The following proteins come from a genomic window of Terribacillus aidingensis:
- the purD gene encoding phosphoribosylamine--glycine ligase, giving the protein MRVLVIGSGGREHSIVAKLASSTEVTALYAAPGNGGIADLATCVPIDVTAVEDLVHFAKEEQIDWTFVGPEIPLLAGVVNAFQQEGLNVFGPTKEAALIEGSKDYAKSFMRVHAIPTAASETFSDADKAKAYIAKKGAPIVVKADGLAAGKGVVVAQTVEEAQEAVESMLVDNQFGQAGSLVIIEDFLDGKEFSLMAFVNGENVYPLVPARDHKRVYDNDQGPNTGGMGAYAPIPDLQQTVIDEAIERILKPAAAGLVKEDRSFTGVLYAGLIETTDGPKVIEFNARFGDPETQVILPLLENDLLQVMQDVTAGEDPKLTWKDAYATGTVIAASGYPGSYDKQLPIPDLTELPQDVYCIHAGTEKTADGYVSNGGRILFIGSVHHNRTDAVESVKTGLEIFEDNPNFHYRTDIGFGK; this is encoded by the coding sequence GTGAGAGTTCTTGTTATAGGCAGCGGCGGCCGCGAGCATAGTATCGTCGCAAAGCTAGCTTCAAGTACTGAGGTTACGGCATTGTACGCAGCACCAGGTAATGGCGGTATAGCCGACTTGGCCACTTGTGTGCCGATTGATGTAACAGCTGTGGAAGACCTGGTCCATTTTGCTAAGGAAGAACAAATCGATTGGACATTTGTCGGCCCGGAAATTCCGTTGCTTGCTGGTGTCGTCAACGCTTTCCAACAGGAAGGCTTGAATGTATTCGGACCAACAAAGGAAGCTGCTTTGATCGAAGGAAGCAAGGATTACGCTAAAAGCTTTATGCGTGTTCATGCTATCCCTACTGCAGCCAGTGAGACTTTCTCTGATGCAGATAAAGCAAAAGCATATATTGCGAAAAAAGGTGCACCGATCGTTGTGAAAGCAGATGGGCTTGCTGCTGGTAAAGGTGTCGTAGTTGCCCAGACGGTTGAGGAAGCGCAGGAAGCTGTAGAAAGCATGCTAGTCGACAACCAGTTCGGCCAAGCGGGCAGCCTTGTTATTATCGAGGATTTTCTTGACGGCAAGGAATTTTCACTAATGGCTTTCGTGAATGGAGAAAATGTTTATCCGCTTGTGCCTGCTCGTGACCACAAACGCGTTTACGATAATGACCAGGGCCCGAATACAGGCGGTATGGGTGCGTATGCACCAATTCCGGATTTACAGCAGACAGTGATTGATGAAGCAATCGAACGCATTCTGAAGCCTGCTGCAGCTGGACTTGTGAAAGAAGACCGTTCTTTTACAGGTGTTTTGTACGCCGGTCTTATCGAAACAACAGACGGACCAAAAGTGATTGAATTCAATGCCCGTTTCGGAGACCCTGAAACACAGGTCATCCTGCCGCTGTTGGAGAATGATTTGCTGCAGGTCATGCAGGATGTTACAGCTGGTGAAGATCCTAAGCTGACGTGGAAGGATGCTTACGCTACCGGAACGGTCATCGCTGCAAGCGGCTACCCAGGAAGCTATGACAAGCAGCTTCCGATTCCTGATTTAACAGAACTGCCGCAGGATGTTTACTGTATCCACGCCGGTACCGAAAAAACGGCAGACGGTTATGTTTCCAACGGAGGCCGCATCTTGTTCATCGGCTCTGTACACCATAATCGTACGGATGCAGTGGAAAGTGTCAAAACAGGACTTGAAATTTTTGAAGATAACCCGAATTTCCATTATCGGACTGATATTGGCTTCGGGAAATAA
- a CDS encoding DUF2892 domain-containing protein, giving the protein MKPNMGIIQAMIRITAGISIVGYATAVLVTRPRKLTAHLALLAGAMKIAEGIVRYCPSMTIINQFLHKQDSQDQEQDSQGKEKDSQGE; this is encoded by the coding sequence TTGAAACCTAATATGGGGATAATACAAGCGATGATCCGAATTACTGCTGGAATCAGCATAGTCGGATATGCAACAGCTGTTCTTGTGACAAGACCGAGGAAGTTAACCGCCCATTTAGCCTTGCTGGCAGGCGCAATGAAAATTGCGGAAGGAATCGTACGTTATTGCCCAAGTATGACCATCATCAATCAATTTTTGCATAAACAGGATTCCCAAGATCAAGAGCAAGATTCCCAGGGGAAAGAAAAGGATTCCCAAGGAGAATAA